The Elephas maximus indicus isolate mEleMax1 chromosome 19, mEleMax1 primary haplotype, whole genome shotgun sequence genome contains a region encoding:
- the LYPLA1 gene encoding acyl-protein thioesterase 1 isoform X2: protein MPVTLNMNMAMPSWFDIIGLSPDAQEDEHGIKQAAENVKALIDEEVKNGIPSARIILGGFSQGGALSLYTALTTQQKLAGVVGLSCWLPLRTSFPQGPISGANKDISILQCHGDFDPLVPVMFGSLTVEKLKTLVNPANVTFKTYEGMMHSSCPQEMMDVKQFIDKLLPPVD from the exons ATGCCTGTTACGTTAAATATGAACATGGCTATGCCTTCTTG GTTTGATATTATTGGGCTTTCACCAGATGCACAGGAAGATGAACATGGAATCAAACAAGCAGCAGAAAATG tTAAAGCATTGATAGATGAAGAGGTGAAGAACGGAATTCCTTCTGCCAGAATTATTTTGGGAGGATTTTCTCAG GGAGGAGCTTTATCTTTATATACTGCTCTTACCACACAACAGAAACTGGCGGGTGTCGTGGGGCTCAGTTGCTGGCTTCCACTTCGGACCTCATTTCCACAG ggtCCCATCAGTGGTGCTAATAAAGATATTTCCATTCTCCAGTGCCATGGAGATTTCGACCCTTTAGTTCCCGTAATGTTTGGTTCTCTTACTGTGGAAAAGCTAAAAACATTGGTAAACCCAGCCAATGTGACCTTTAAAACCTACGAGGGCATGATGCACAGTTCCTGTCCGCAG GAAATGATGGACGTCAAGCAATTCATTGATAAACTCCTACCTCCAGTGGATTGA